The following proteins are co-located in the Xyrauchen texanus isolate HMW12.3.18 chromosome 43, RBS_HiC_50CHRs, whole genome shotgun sequence genome:
- the il1b gene encoding interleukin-1 beta: MACEGFEMTLAFDYAYDSDSAEYDEMDCSDPLAMSGRCDMHEGINVEMWTHPTNSLKQVVNLIVALKRMKHFKKQSSDFGDDELLSIFMDNVIEERCVSGVQEAAHTRRVQSERTYNKSSRILQCTVCDQFQKSLVRSGGALNLKAVTLKGGNTHHKVRFNLSTYVSTSLSVTDSQPVCLEISKSNLYLACTKQNPNDNPTLVLKEVTDTLNTITTDDPNGLLFFRKETGVSVNTFESVKYPGWFISTAYDDNEEVTVCQQQDDRINSFKLNDKVIIHS, encoded by the exons ATGGCTTGCGAAGGATTTGAAATGACACTGGCTTTCGACTA TGCATATGACTCTGACAGTGCTGAATATGATGAAATGGACTGCTCAGATCCACTTGCTATG AGTGGGCGATGTGACATGCATGAAGGCATCAATGTGGAGATGTGGACGCATCCTACCAACAGTTTGAAGCAGGTGGTGAACCTCATTGTTGCTCTGAAGAGGATGAAGCACTTCAAAAAACAGTCATCTGACTTTGGGGATGATGAACTGCTCAGTATATTCATGGACAATGTGATTGAAG AGCGGTGTGTGAGTGGGGTTCAGGAAGCGGCACATACCAGAAGAGTACAATCTGAAAGAACTTACAATAAGAGCAGCCGGATCTTGCAGTGCACTGTGTGTGATCAGTTCCAAAAAAGTCTGGTGCGGAGTGGTGGAGCGCTTAATTTGAAAGCTGTGACATTGAAAGGAGGCAACACTCACCACAAAG TTCGATTCAATCTATCAACGTATGTATCCACAAGTCTCAGTGTGACTGATTCCCAGCCTGTGTGCCTGGAAATTTCCAAGAGCAATCTCTATCTTGCTTGTACCAAGCAAAACCCAAATGACAATCCTACCCTGGTCTTAAAG gagGTCACTGATACCCTGAACACCATCACAACTGATGATCCAAATGGGCTCCTCTTCTTTAGGAAAGAGACAGGTGTCTCTGTCAATACTTTTGAATCGGTTAAATATCCCGGATGGTTTATAAGCACAGCCTATGATGATAATGAGGAAGTGACCGTATGCCAGCAACAAGATGACCGCATCAACAGCTTCAAGCTGAATGATAAAGTGATAATCCACAGTTGA